The following is a genomic window from Euwallacea similis isolate ESF13 chromosome 4, ESF131.1, whole genome shotgun sequence.
ACATTAGGACTGGGTTGCCCGCTTCCCATGGTGTCCCGATGCGGATTATTCGCGTAAGCATCTTGCGGCAATCCATTCTCAACAGGTACTGAAAGTGAACCCTGAGGGTATCGGTCGTAAGACCCACCACTGTGTCTAGACGACCTAGACATACCTTCCGAATGGCCCATTGACACATTGGgatgaatattatttactGAAAAAGGTGTCAGTACTATTTTGGCGCTCAAGAGAATTTGAGATTTCATCTTATGCAAAACTGCCATGGCAAACACCAATTTAACAACATCgaaacgcatttttttttgtttttttaggcACCAAATTAGAAGCCCACACACGCAGCACTTTTCTACTGCTTTGGAAGAGACATGAAGCAAATTTTCCTTGCCATAAATTAATAGTGCTGGTACCAAATCCACAATAAAGTGGAAATTGTAATACGCAAACGGATTTTTCGCGTATTTCAGGAGCGTTCACGAAGTGTCATAAATATTAAGAACACTGCTACCAGATCTGAAACTAAGTTGAAAAGATACAaacattttcctattttgtGTAGGACATAGGGACAAAAATGTCCCGATGccatcaatttgaaaatatataaaatcagctttttaaattttttttacaagaatatttttaaggtaaaacgaccttttgaattaatttaatgcagTTTTAATAATGTTAGATTATTGTATCGTCAGATAAAGGTTGAAGAGAACGAAAGTTTAAAGTTCGTTTTAGATTATCCCACTTCTTGCATACTATCTTatacacaaatttaaaaatctacaacAAGCATTAGACATTTACCAGTGTGTGACGAATGCGTCGCCGAAGTCGCCGAAGCACCTGTCAGTGAAACGGTCAATCTAGCATTGATAGCCATTAATTGATCTCTCCTTTGAATCAGCGAACTAAGATGTTCTTCTAGGCGGAGATTCTCTCCGCGAAGTTCATGGAGACAACTGAGAAGGGACGCAACTGAAAAGCAAAGAGTGTTGTGAGATTATATATATTCTTAAGACAGATCCAGATTTCTCCAATTAAATCTGTTTTGTTCAATATTATACGCATAAATCTCACTGGAACTTACTATCAAAATGTTGAGCTTGCTCCATAAGGAATTGTGATCCATGATCCCATTGTCTCTCCAAGAGCTGATCAAAAGTAGCTGGTATTGAAATGCCACCTAACACTGAAGACAAACCACTGCCCACGGAGGCGGTGCTTGAGCCCGAACTACTAGCCCTCAcctaaaatattcagtttctAAACAAGTGATTCACaagaaattaccaaaaaatacaactttttgGATTAAAGTTGACCAACAATTTTTTGGCaacaacaaaattgaaaataaccaaaaatgTCTCAGTATGCATGGGCCAAGtctttcatataaaaaaaacctcttaCCGACAGTAGAACCCTTCTATGTAGCTGGGGTCCAACCAAATTATTGGGAGCCGAATCACAGGAATAAATGCTGTGAGCTTCCAATTCATTACTCAAATGGTCAGTCATTTTTTGATGCATATTTGAGGTAGGATTTAATTGATTTCCTAACATGTGCGGAGCTGACGCAATTCCGTTCTGAAATCTAAATACAACATGATAagacaatgaaataaattagaagAGGATTAATtctcacatttttatttcttttttctcgTCTTTGGACAGACCCTGAATGACGTTAATGCCCGCAGGCGcactttttcgatttttggtgCGACTTCGTCCAGTGTCATTTGAGGCTCCTTGGCCTTCTGAACTTGGACTACTAGGGGGTGAATCTTTCATTTTATCCTATAAGGAAAATATCATACATACATTTATGTACCACACTTTTCTTGacgtttttttgaaaaaaaaatccacaatttTACCAACATTAACACAAACTAAAACACTTTTTGGCTGCAATTTTCTTGCTTCTCAATGTAATGCATATAAATTCTTACTTGTGATACAGCAGCAAAAGCACCAGGTTGCTGCAACTGTATAGTGGTAACGAGCGGAGGAGGAGGAGAGTGTTGAGAGCGATTAGACCTTTTGGGCATCGTGGCGGGGAGGGATACGCTACTTTGTACTTGCGGAAGCCCGTTTCCGATGCTATTCCGCTTTTTGGCACGACTACTACGTTCCGCCTTTTCGTTCGATTGAGATCtacaaattttagtttgtGTTAACTTAAAATCAGCTatattatctaaaaaaatatccaaaattacGAAAAGAAATATGCAATAAATCTTAGTTAAGAAAGACGGACGATTGTGAATATAGTACAGGGCTAAGAAGGGAAGACTTTTTCATTCGTTGTTAAATTAGCATTTTGCAACATAGCATTTTTAGAATTAACGTTTTGCTGTTGAAACAAACATGTAAATATATAAAGTTATTCAGTagtgatatacagggtataacaTTTAATCACCCCCCGTGTGGGCGGGATtgaacatttctttataggatgcATAGTATTTCAGATATTTCCATATTCCAGGTTAATTCAAgttgttgtttattttaatttatataatattacacactgtatatgtatgtgtgtgtgtgtgtggtTACCTGGTTCTCTTAACAGGTACTTGTTGAATTGATGGTGGTGTATCCACCTCCAACTCCATATCGACTTCCGTGTTGATGGAGTCGAGCTGATTTTCATAAGTAATCTTCAATCCGCCATCTCTATCGGGGCCGGCAAGGCTCTGATTACTACTACTCGAAGGCATTGTAGAATAATCTTTCAAAATGTAAACAATAGTTACTATTGGTAGTGACAAAACTAATATCGATCAATGAAATCGTTAATGGATCGCAAGAACTAATTGGAACTGACAGTAATTAAGTCTAAACGGGTATTAGAAACAACGAAATGTGACTGAATGTCAGATTTCGATGTTATCGAAAATATTCGGTTATATAAAATGATATCTTTTATTCGCTAGTAACGTTTACGATCAACTATACGGGAGATTTAGATATTCAACATCTTTCGTGCGGTTTAGGTCGGCATCGCTTCAAATCGAAGCTTTGACAAGCTGTGTCATCAACGAAGGATGGAGATACAATTTCCGACGAATATTGGGAACAATGGAGCTCGTCTTGTTTAACCGTTGGTGTGACATATTCCGAATGCAACAGATTGTAGtgattcttttaattttgtcgctattttacatttatatttatatgcaTAGATAAGGTTTAATGGTTTGGTTATAGCAAATTATTTGCCTATTTTACTAACATGTGCAAAATGGAAATCCGcacagagaaaaaaaaattcaaagtgtACCAATTCACTGTTAAGTAACACAAAAGTGATAATAGGTTTCTCTTACCAGGTGGCAATGCAGCTGGTGTGGATCTTCCTGCAACAGTCGATACTCCAGATTTCTTCTCGGTTGCCGCTACAACAAACGGGGTTCCCACCAAAGAATTGGCAGCATTAACGCCCAAATGTTGGCTCGGAGTAATGCTGGTACTAGCTAGAGGTACCGAAACCACCAGAGAAGGGTGAGGTGTGTGGTGTTGCAGTGATTGCGCCTATAAGTGAGTAAGTTCGGTAATAGCATCCCGAACGCTCTGGTTATCAGTAGATATATCACtttaacttattaaaaatgatgacgaaaagaaaaacaaaggCGTACTTAGTATGCTATAAACCATTTACCATGTGAGCAGGAACACCATAAAAACTACCACTGGTTTTCAGAAATGACTAACGATACCTACCgtttcaaagaaattaaataatactaCGACATTCATTGTCCTTCATTTCATTCTTCccaatttaatcaatttcgTAACTCGGTAATTTTGTGTTATGTGTTAATTTCcacaaccctgtatatacgaatattacattatttttagaaaatcaaatgTTTCTACATTTCATCCATCTTCACTGGGTGGCCCATATAAGATGATCCTCTATTATCTATCTCAAAAAgaaagagatttaaaaaaaacggaaattcaaaagaaaacggttttcaaaataccatacttaattttaatgaaaccaATATTGATTGTAACAGAAAAGTCGTAGTCTTGTTGGTTTCATAGATGCAgtgttttttgaaacttctGCATTTTAGGACACCccttcttttttctttatccaACATCTCAGAAAGGTAAAAATTGGTTTGCAATAGATTTTGTGTTGAATCACTAATTGGTTACATTTTATTCTACAAGGACCACATTTACTACACTTATgatttttccagaattttttttacattttttaaaaaccaaacatattcataacaaaaaaatactgaatCACATTATGGGTCAACCtgtatatacaaaaataatcttACCTGGCTAGTAGACTGTATAATAGATGAGGTTGGCACACCCACTGATACTGCTTCAGTTTGAATCGTAGAGGCAGTTGAAGATGTAGTAGTAGTTGAGGTAGTGGGGGAAGAAGTAATCCTTGTAGTTGATATGGAGGTTAGGGCGACTACTGGCTGATTTGAAATGATCAACTGCGTATTTTCCAGCTTGGCCTGACAAAAGTGAAAAGttcaaatgttaaaaacaGCTTAAATGGCTGAAGAGCGCTTAAAATGCACACGCTTTATACACAACAAAGCAatgaaaatgatatttaaataaactgcAACAGTCGTGTCAAAACGGTACACGCGTTAAAAATGGACTTGGAAAAGAACACAGACAAACTGCATAGTCAATGGGATGTAGGCAAGCCGAGAATACTTTTGTCCACCTTGACGAATCCAAAGCATCATGTTTACTAAGACAAAATATATTAGACACTTAGCAGAAGTCCTCACTGATGAAATATCTGAAGACAACAAAAGTGGCTTTTGCCCAACTCAAAACATGATATCGTTCTGTGtttgaacaaattttgaaatttcatcaaatactacagaaagttaagaaaaagataaaaataagttcgaaattttttttcaaaaacgacACTTACCTTTTTCAGTTTATCAATTGAATTATCACCGACACTAACACAGTTCTTTCTGTCCGTCTGCGCAACAGTATTCACCACGTTACTAGCACCCAACAAATCAGATCCGGGCAACGCACTAACCACTACACTAATTTCAGTCTGAATGGGCGTAGCTGTCCTACTTGAGCTTCCCTTCCGTTTCTTACCAATTTTCGGGTCTTTGTCTTTCGATTCCTTGTCAGATTCAGACACTGAATCGCCACTCCTAATATCCTTTTTGTCGGATTTATTATCCGGAGACGGAGACGGGGAAGGTTGAATATCGTCGGATTTGGTTTTTGCAAGTCGTCTTTCACTGGGGCTGCAAagaatgattttaaaaataagtattatGCTAAATGCCTTAGAGAAAGTTTCCATACCCTTTATTATTGCTATGCCCACTTTTCGGTTGTGACACCGATGATTTATTGGGAATTGGCGGTTTCACAAGATTAGGCTTTACTCCTTGCGCAGATCTCCTCTTTCCCACTGCCTGTGAAGGACTACCCTTCAATGGACTACCACTCTCTGACTCTTTCTCGGAATTAGAGTCAGAATTGTGAGTGTCGCTTATCGGTTTATAAGGCGGGATGGTTTTCACGTTACCCCcctttttctaaaattgaactTGAAAACCGCTATGAATTTACTGGCTAGGAGTCATACCAATTTACTATAA
Proteins encoded in this region:
- the LOC136408666 gene encoding protein AF-10-like, yielding MREMVGGCCVCSDDRGWPENPLVYCDGQSCNVAVHQACYGIVTVPTGPWYCCKCESQERPTKVKCELCPSRYGALKRTDNQGWAHVVCALYIPEVRFGNVSTMEPIQLHLIPPERFNKLCYICEEKGKPANATVGACMQCNRVGCRQQFHVTCAQSLGLLCEEAGNYLDNVKYCGYCQHHYSKLKKGGNVKTIPPYKPISDTHNSDSNSEKESESGSPLKGSPSQAVGKRRSAQGVKPNLVKPPIPNKSSVSQPKSGHSNNKGPSERRLAKTKSDDIQPSPSPSPDNKSDKKDIRSGDSVSESDKESKDKDPKIGKKRKGSSSRTATPIQTEISVVVSALPGSDLLGASNVVNTVAQTDRKNCVSVGDNSIDKLKKAKLENTQLIISNQPVVALTSISTTRITSSPTTSTTTTSSTASTIQTEAVSVGVPTSSIIQSTSQAQSLQHHTPHPSLVVSVPLASTSITPSQHLGVNAANSLVGTPFVVAATEKKSGVSTVAGRSTPAALPPDYSTMPSSSSNQSLAGPDRDGGLKITYENQLDSINTEVDMELEVDTPPSIQQVPVKRTRSQSNEKAERSSRAKKRNSIGNGLPQVQSSVSLPATMPKRSNRSQHSPPPPLVTTIQLQQPGAFAAVSQDKMKDSPPSSPSSEGQGASNDTGRSRTKNRKSAPAGINVIQGLSKDEKKEIKIFQNGIASAPHMLGNQLNPTSNMHQKMTDHLSNELEAHSIYSCDSAPNNLVGPQLHRRVLLSVRASSSGSSTASVGSGLSSVLGGISIPATFDQLLERQWDHGSQFLMEQAQHFDIASLLSCLHELRGENLRLEEHLSSLIQRRDQLMAINARLTVSLTGASATSATHSSHTVNNIHPNVSMGHSEGMSRSSRHSGGSYDRYPQGSLSVPVENGLPQDAYANNPHRDTMGSGQPSPNVRNSPAVAYSNNGLLRQCADTGARSTPSRQQPYPLYERPSSTHSASSQQVVIRRDRDQDIFNHSSHLS